In cyanobiont of Ornithocercus magnificus, the following are encoded in one genomic region:
- a CDS encoding rhomboid family intramembrane serine protease, with product MYKTIVNTLVTRSILPIIIIGIAWVQEVLDNVFFGGKWIFTAGRGEPLYLIVFSWFSHGSIWHLFGNTVVFLPLSWLVLTKGIRNYFSIWLCVFFGKLINQIFWPEPAHGISDIVYGLLGYLIIIGILEKRVLSISLTFLTIIVYGYMVADLLPWNVAPGVSWLGHFSGFIGGIVSAFGTYREPEIRNK from the coding sequence ATGTATAAGACAATCGTAAATACCCTGGTTACAAGGTCGATTTTACCCATAATAATAATAGGTATTGCATGGGTACAAGAGGTATTAGATAATGTATTTTTTGGAGGTAAATGGATCTTTACAGCAGGTAGGGGAGAGCCGCTATATCTTATTGTTTTTTCGTGGTTTAGTCATGGAAGTATATGGCATCTTTTTGGAAATACAGTGGTGTTTTTACCGCTTAGTTGGCTAGTACTTACTAAAGGGATCCGAAACTATTTCTCCATATGGCTATGTGTGTTTTTTGGTAAACTGATTAATCAGATATTTTGGCCAGAGCCAGCTCACGGGATATCTGATATAGTCTATGGTCTGTTAGGTTATTTAATCATCATTGGAATACTAGAGAAGAGAGTACTGTCAATAAGCCTTACATTCTTAACAATAATAGTTTACGGGTACATGGTTGCTGATTTACTACCTTGGAATGTTGCCCCCGGAGTTAGCTGGCTAGGACACTTTAGCGGATTTATTGGTGGTATTGTTAGTGCCTTTGGAACTTATAGAGAACCAGAAATCAGAAATAAATGA